The Gemmatimonadota bacterium sequence AGTCTGGATCGAAACCTCAAACGTGGAGTTTCCTGCGGAGTTTTCTTTTTGCTGAATTCACTACGAATCGGAGCCATTCAACAACTCGACTTCAGCTGTGCCACTTTCTGTAAGAAGCAGGTAGTCCGCTTGGGTTGTATCGTACGTAGTTCCAGCTGTGATGCGATGCCCGTCGTTATACGTCGAATATATCCGCATCTCGTCCTTCGCCTTACCTAATTTCAAGACCCCACAGCGTGTATACATCACCAGGCTGACCTTTTTCGCGAGGCTTTCATCCAACACCAGTTTTGTCTCCCCTGATACGGTCCTGAGGTTACACCGGGTCCCGGATTCCCGGGATGACTGGCTCAAGCGGGTCGTACCGAATCGATTGTAAATGGATATGTCACCCGCCAAATCCTGAGCATCCAGTACTAAACGACCGACATCGATATCTACACCACCCTTTACGTTGGAGAGATTACCTTCCCACACATCTTTGTTGCGTATAGTTCCCTCATGGTAGTTCGCGGCACCGAATTCGTACATGCGCTGACAGAACATTCCACCTACTTCATGTATATCTGAAAACATGCTGTTAAACAGGTACACATCCTTCGCGATATCGGTTATCTGGCAGGATTGGCAGGCATATACCATCAGACTACCATTCAAACCCTCCGCGTTGATTCGCTTCGCTCTGAACACCGAAATGTTCTTTCCGGTCGGAACCTCAATGGAAACATGACAGTACGAGGCCGGTCCGAACACCTTGGAAGCGTCGGACCAGTAAACCTGAAAGACGTCTTTGATACTTCCCGTCATGGCGGAGTTCGGTACATGTATCGGCCGTACTTCCATCGAATGAATCGAAATCCTTATTGATTTGCTCAAGCTCGCTCGTATTTGCTTTGGCAGTGGAGGAAACGCATCGATATCGGATTTAAGATCCGGATACAGATCGACCAGCCTGACGCCGATACACACTTCGTCCAGCATCCAGTTGTTCATCAGGTCCCGTCTCCAGAGGTCGCTGATTCGGCTGGTCATGGCTGTGTTCTCGTTGCCTGTTGAATCTACACCGACGAAAAGTTCGCCTTCATGGGGACCGGATTTATAGAAATCATCGACGGTATCGTGGGAAACGGCAAATCCGCCAAGGTTGTGACGTGCCTCTTCTTCGGAATAGCCAAGTCCGATTTTCGACCCTCTGACTAGCAACTGCTCTCCTTCGGTCCGGACGATTTCCACTTCCGTACTGACACCACAATAAAGGACGATGTTCTCTACGTCGCCCATGTCGATCGTTTCTTCGAAATCCTCCCTGGCGAGCTTGCAAACGACATCCTGAACTTCCTCCGTTACGTCGATCTGGCTCATGGCGATAGACTCCTTTTCCTGGAGCGACAGAGCGTTTTTCAGACGGATTCGGGATTGATACAGCCGTCCTCTCACCGTCGACTCTGGGATATTTAGAAAAGCAGCTATTTCTTTCTGTGTAAAACCGGTGTAATAATACAACGTGACGACCTGGCGATAGTGTTCCGGGAGTTGTTCGACTTCATCCCAGAGCTCAAGACGCTCTATGTATTTTCGGTGGATACGATCCGAAATGGCGTATTCTTCGCGTAATCCACTGGAATCCGCATCAACGTGGACTTTTCGACCGATCCCGCTTCGGCGAACCCACTCCTTGCACCGGTTGACAACGATTCGGTGAAACCAACTGCCGAAAACGGCCGGGTCCTTCAGTTGCGATAACTTACAGAAGGCCGAGATAAAGGCATCCTGCACCACATCCTCTGCATCTGACCGGTCCCGGAGGTAACCCAAAGCCACGGCGAAAGCA is a genomic window containing:
- a CDS encoding sigma-70 family RNA polymerase sigma factor, which produces MSTLIQDDTYNIQLCLQGNANAFEPLVRRYQNAAFAVALGYLRDRSDAEDVVQDAFISAFCKLSQLKDPAVFGSWFHRIVVNRCKEWVRRSGIGRKVHVDADSSGLREEYAISDRIHRKYIERLELWDEVEQLPEHYRQVVTLYYYTGFTQKEIAAFLNIPESTVRGRLYQSRIRLKNALSLQEKESIAMSQIDVTEEVQDVVCKLAREDFEETIDMGDVENIVLYCGVSTEVEIVRTEGEQLLVRGSKIGLGYSEEEARHNLGGFAVSHDTVDDFYKSGPHEGELFVGVDSTGNENTAMTSRISDLWRRDLMNNWMLDEVCIGVRLVDLYPDLKSDIDAFPPLPKQIRASLSKSIRISIHSMEVRPIHVPNSAMTGSIKDVFQVYWSDASKVFGPASYCHVSIEVPTGKNISVFRAKRINAEGLNGSLMVYACQSCQITDIAKDVYLFNSMFSDIHEVGGMFCQRMYEFGAANYHEGTIRNKDVWEGNLSNVKGGVDIDVGRLVLDAQDLAGDISIYNRFGTTRLSQSSRESGTRCNLRTVSGETKLVLDESLAKKVSLVMYTRCGVLKLGKAKDEMRIYSTYNDGHRITAGTTYDTTQADYLLLTESGTAEVELLNGSDS